One part of the Saprospiraceae bacterium genome encodes these proteins:
- a CDS encoding efflux RND transporter periplasmic adaptor subunit gives MKAFSNSLIIFSLLLTSACNNSKNDADPKAKLEVLKKQAQEIDVQIKEIEAKIAASDTTAPVAKSKLVKVDSLRSRDFKHFIELQGTVSADQNVLAAPQMPGVVTAIFVKEGDFVSPGKILATLDGTTIKKGMDELKTGLNLANTMFEKQKKLWDQNIGSETQYLQAKNQKEQLESKMQTLQSQLAMTYIKSPISGTVDDVHLKIGEIANPGFAGIRVVNNKNMKVLAKISDNYQGKLKKGDKVLIHIPESDKSIESTIRFISKTIDPKTRSFIIESSLPSGSSDFISNQSVKLKINNGTLKSAIIVSSNLVQKSIQGENYILVAESTNGSLFAKKRTVETGVEYNGETQIIKGLQIGDLIITIGYNELVDGQLISL, from the coding sequence ATGAAGGCTTTTTCTAATTCCTTGATAATCTTTTCTTTATTACTAACTTCTGCTTGTAACAATTCAAAAAATGACGCAGATCCAAAAGCAAAACTTGAAGTATTAAAAAAACAAGCACAGGAAATCGATGTTCAAATCAAAGAAATTGAAGCTAAGATAGCAGCTTCTGATACCACGGCTCCTGTTGCAAAATCAAAATTAGTGAAGGTGGATAGCCTTAGAAGCAGAGACTTTAAGCATTTTATTGAACTACAAGGAACTGTTTCTGCTGATCAAAATGTATTAGCAGCCCCTCAAATGCCGGGTGTAGTTACCGCAATTTTTGTAAAAGAAGGAGACTTTGTTTCACCGGGAAAAATACTTGCCACATTAGATGGAACAACCATTAAAAAGGGTATGGATGAATTAAAAACCGGATTAAACTTAGCGAATACAATGTTTGAAAAGCAGAAGAAGCTATGGGATCAAAACATTGGAAGTGAAACACAATATCTTCAGGCAAAAAACCAAAAAGAACAGCTTGAATCTAAAATGCAAACCCTACAGTCACAACTTGCAATGACTTACATTAAGTCACCTATTTCCGGTACTGTGGATGATGTCCATTTAAAAATTGGGGAAATTGCAAATCCGGGTTTTGCGGGTATTCGAGTTGTTAATAATAAGAACATGAAGGTATTAGCTAAAATTAGTGATAATTATCAGGGCAAATTAAAAAAGGGAGATAAAGTTTTGATTCATATCCCTGAATCCGATAAAAGCATTGAATCTACCATTCGATTTATATCAAAAACAATTGATCCTAAGACCAGATCTTTTATTATTGAATCGAGTCTACCATCAGGAAGTTCCGATTTTATCAGTAATCAATCTGTGAAACTTAAAATTAATAATGGCACGTTAAAGTCTGCAATCATTGTTTCGTCAAATTTAGTTCAAAAAAGTATTCAGGGTGAAAATTACATTTTAGTTGCAGAATCGACAAATGGCAGTTTGTTTGCTAAAAAAAGAACAGTTGAAACAGGCGTTGAATATAATGGTGAAACTCAAATTATTAAAGGACTCCAAATTGGAGATCTTATAATTACCATAGGCTACAATGAACTGGTGGATGGCCAATTAATCTCACTATAA
- a CDS encoding type I restriction enzyme HsdR N-terminal domain-containing protein has translation MKMHKTAYFCCLKDLIYPAAYQMSTELGPIMQFQNLLRRHPEKHAMFFDPIRNKWFKETPEELVRQCLILFLKHSFSIPLSRIAVEKQIKINNLIKRFDLVIYAKTGNPYILIECKSNHIQINQAMFDQASNYNLNLKAPYLGISNGLEFIVCKMDFLNWKYEFIKKLPDYPF, from the coding sequence ATGAAAATGCACAAGACGGCGTATTTTTGTTGCTTAAAGGATCTAATTTATCCAGCCGCTTATCAAATGTCAACAGAATTGGGACCCATCATGCAATTTCAGAATTTGCTGAGACGACATCCAGAAAAGCATGCTATGTTTTTTGATCCAATCCGCAACAAATGGTTTAAAGAAACCCCGGAAGAGCTTGTAAGACAATGCTTAATTTTATTTTTAAAGCACTCATTTTCAATACCCTTAAGTCGTATTGCTGTAGAAAAACAGATTAAAATTAACAATTTAATTAAGCGATTTGATCTTGTGATCTATGCAAAAACCGGGAATCCATATATTTTAATTGAATGCAAATCCAATCATATCCAAATTAACCAAGCGATGTTCGATCAGGCATCTAATTATAATTTAAACCTTAAAGCTCCTTATTTAGGGATCAGCAATGGTTTAGAATTTATAGTATGTAAAATGGATTTTCTAAATTGGAAATACGAGTTTATAAAAAAACTACCGGATTACCCGTTTTGA
- a CDS encoding oligosaccharide flippase family protein, giving the protein MSSFRYSIRNLITKLLVTGLAFLIYLFIPKFLGPDLFGTFSFLSAFVGLLIPLTSMGIGAGIIYTMSSKQFLLPEVFSTILRIGLLIAILNAILLFLFYKLGMLNLFEVKINLKYTLLFAVGVFFQTLSFILGRVFFGNSDFKILNLIEFSTSLLNPILLLAFLFFFGKENHLFLYVSFSIFSILIFLIHLYFVRKYNFLTEIKSDFVKKSFRYGLRSWPGDLALRANLRLDQLILVSSYSASALGIYSIAVKFVELVWMIPDSIGPVLFNLIASKKNPAESLPMVAKVHRLLIYACLFILFSWALICYYIMIPYFLGIEYKSVMIPFLLLIPGTLFLISSKIFTKQFSASGNVHWTSQITIFGFIISFIAYFTLIPYFGMNGAALASSIGYTALAFAGLYKMKTNYSIQLTDYYQFRISDWVWLKNQFIRLSYHRKNLSS; this is encoded by the coding sequence TTGAGTTCATTTCGGTATTCGATCAGAAACTTAATTACAAAGTTGCTTGTGACTGGCTTGGCTTTTTTGATTTATCTTTTTATTCCTAAGTTCCTGGGTCCTGATTTATTTGGAACATTTAGTTTTCTTTCGGCTTTTGTAGGTTTATTGATTCCTTTAACATCTATGGGAATTGGTGCTGGAATTATTTATACAATGAGTTCTAAGCAATTTTTATTACCCGAAGTATTTAGTACCATACTTAGAATTGGATTGCTAATAGCTATTTTAAATGCGATATTATTATTCCTGTTTTACAAATTGGGAATGCTCAATTTATTTGAAGTGAAAATTAATTTGAAGTATACATTGTTATTTGCAGTAGGTGTTTTTTTTCAGACTTTGAGCTTTATTTTGGGCCGAGTTTTCTTTGGAAATTCGGATTTTAAAATTTTGAATTTAATTGAATTCTCAACAAGTCTTTTAAATCCGATATTGTTGTTGGCTTTTTTATTTTTTTTTGGAAAGGAGAATCATTTATTTTTATACGTATCCTTTTCTATATTTTCAATTTTAATTTTTTTAATTCATCTTTATTTTGTTAGAAAATATAATTTTTTAACAGAGATTAAATCTGATTTTGTTAAAAAATCTTTTAGATATGGACTTAGATCATGGCCAGGTGATCTGGCACTAAGAGCAAATCTTAGACTTGATCAATTGATTTTGGTGTCTAGTTATTCTGCTTCAGCACTAGGAATTTATAGCATTGCAGTCAAATTTGTAGAATTGGTTTGGATGATTCCAGATTCCATTGGTCCGGTATTATTTAATCTTATTGCCTCAAAAAAAAATCCAGCAGAATCGTTACCTATGGTGGCAAAAGTGCATAGATTATTGATTTATGCTTGTCTGTTTATATTGTTTTCATGGGCATTAATTTGTTACTATATTATGATTCCTTATTTTTTGGGCATAGAATATAAAAGTGTTATGATTCCTTTTTTATTATTGATTCCAGGCACTTTGTTTTTAATTTCTTCAAAAATATTTACTAAGCAATTTTCAGCGTCTGGAAACGTGCATTGGACAAGTCAAATTACTATTTTTGGATTTATAATTAGTTTCATTGCATATTTTACATTGATTCCTTATTTCGGAATGAACGGCGCTGCTTTGGCATCTTCCATTGGTTATACAGCATTGGCTTTTGCCGGGCTTTATAAAATGAAGACAAATTATAGTATTCAATTGACAGATTATTATCAATTTAGAATTTCTGATTGGGTTTGGTTGAAAAATCAATTTATTCGTTTAAGTTATCATCGTAAAAATTTATCATCATAA
- a CDS encoding O-antigen ligase family protein has translation MKIADRIILNLFFLYVFMLPFENIQEVAWGIDTPYRAYRILALFIGFLIITTRKIRVIKFYKNDLKLLWVYLFGLLPSAIAWADNRLLAEYFWLTSLQYFIVLWILLLIKNLPFEIRHAYTCMNLYGIGVLINCLFMIYNFIFTDIGRQSGWMDNANFAAFANNIAFAYFFYLFYIKEGSMLSISRILLLIASFITLIGLFVTGSRSSLISLSMSILIIIFYKANFRKALLNLAMMLFPVFIFFQFVDFNKFITKAPLWDRLISLNNSEDPRRVLWTQGLEAFKDTYFIGLGIEQFKNPENYRKYVHKSENVSAANQDGLVLHNDYLTVLFEFGILSFIMFIGFYYGLYNRLKIQIQINPKLFVFLVCFINMVLFSMFDSSFQSHSMWFVYIILGIVAYMVPVPKQNLDFNK, from the coding sequence GTGAAAATTGCTGATCGGATCATATTAAATCTGTTTTTTCTGTATGTCTTTATGTTGCCTTTTGAAAATATTCAGGAAGTAGCCTGGGGCATTGATACACCTTATCGGGCATACCGTATTTTAGCTTTATTCATTGGATTTTTAATAATCACTACAAGAAAAATCAGGGTAATAAAATTTTATAAGAATGATTTAAAATTGCTTTGGGTTTACTTATTTGGATTGCTTCCAAGTGCTATTGCTTGGGCTGATAACAGGTTGTTGGCCGAATATTTTTGGCTTACGTCCCTGCAATATTTTATTGTACTATGGATTTTATTGCTCATAAAAAACCTGCCATTTGAAATTCGGCACGCATATACATGTATGAATTTATACGGTATAGGTGTACTCATTAATTGTCTTTTTATGATCTATAATTTTATATTTACAGATATTGGACGACAAAGTGGATGGATGGATAATGCAAACTTTGCAGCGTTTGCTAATAATATTGCATTCGCATATTTCTTTTATTTGTTTTATATAAAAGAAGGCAGCATGCTGAGTATCTCCAGGATTTTGTTGCTAATCGCAAGCTTTATTACGCTCATAGGACTTTTTGTAACCGGTTCAAGAAGTTCATTAATTTCTTTATCAATGAGTATATTAATTATTATCTTTTATAAGGCGAATTTTCGGAAAGCATTATTGAACCTTGCAATGATGCTTTTTCCAGTGTTTATTTTTTTTCAGTTTGTAGATTTTAATAAATTTATAACCAAAGCACCTTTATGGGATCGATTGATAAGTTTGAATAATTCAGAGGATCCTCGTCGAGTGTTATGGACACAAGGTCTTGAAGCATTTAAGGATACCTATTTTATAGGTTTAGGAATTGAGCAATTTAAAAATCCTGAGAATTATCGAAAATATGTGCATAAATCTGAAAATGTCTCTGCAGCAAATCAAGATGGCCTGGTCTTGCATAATGATTATTTAACAGTTCTCTTTGAATTTGGAATTCTTTCGTTTATTATGTTTATAGGTTTTTATTATGGGCTATATAATAGGTTAAAAATCCAAATTCAAATAAATCCGAAACTTTTTGTGTTTTTAGTATGCTTCATAAATATGGTTTTGTTTTCCATGTTTGATTCTAGTTTTCAATCACATTCTATGTGGTTTGTATATATTATTTTAGGTATTGTTGCTTATATGGTGCCAGTACCAAAACAAAATTTAGATTTTAATAAGTAA
- a CDS encoding acyltransferase yields the protein MSKFFRMLFGLFHFIGLKLFNSYRFHSRKLSFFSFRSSVIFEKSGQFILNGKLILSPFSELRVLGNLTIGNNVFINKYSRIVAHHNIEIGNNVLIAQFVSILDHDHAYTLVSSELKMKGYNTEPIKIGNNVWIGDKVTILKGTTIGDNVIIGANVLLKGTIEPNCMVVYNNNNNLHIKLTESL from the coding sequence ATGAGTAAGTTTTTCAGAATGCTATTTGGGCTTTTTCATTTTATCGGTCTAAAACTATTTAATAGTTACCGATTCCACAGTAGAAAGCTTAGTTTTTTCTCGTTTCGATCTTCCGTTATATTTGAAAAAAGTGGGCAATTTATTTTAAACGGTAAATTAATCCTTTCTCCATTTAGTGAGTTAAGAGTGCTTGGTAATTTGACAATTGGAAATAATGTCTTTATTAATAAGTATTCAAGAATTGTAGCGCATCATAATATAGAGATTGGGAATAATGTTTTGATTGCACAATTTGTTAGTATTTTAGATCACGATCATGCATATACGCTGGTTTCTTCAGAACTTAAAATGAAGGGCTATAATACCGAACCAATTAAAATAGGAAATAATGTTTGGATAGGTGATAAAGTTACTATTTTGAAAGGGACTACAATTGGTGATAATGTAATTATAGGAGCAAATGTTCTTTTGAAAGGAACTATAGAACCAAATTGTATGGTGGTATATAATAATAATAACAACTTACATATTAAACTAACAGAATCACTTTAA
- a CDS encoding glycosyltransferase family 4 protein encodes MGKPLLLVGPLWNGREDQIGGTTVLFQDFVEHLTNHGYKFKLIDSNHYNGVFYKIRNAFYVLIHIVFKLPKSSFVFLNLNKNGLLFVAPFILLLTKLAGKKIAVRLFGGKGVYSNLGYFGNFIKSLVFKQVEFLFVETKEQVQQLVGDRSNVYWFPNCRHKNLQFIERSYRKKFVFISQVRKKKGIVLLLESIKALDNSFTLDIYGPIIDSELSYVKDAPNYKGIIPSKEVCDVLDKYDILVLPTIEEGEGYPGIILEAYSMSIPVITSSLPSISEIVENESSGILITPGSTNELVRSMLGMNENFYKNLNIGAYKMATKFESEEVHHRILQIISKDFKLRE; translated from the coding sequence ATGGGAAAACCACTATTACTCGTTGGCCCGTTATGGAATGGCAGAGAAGACCAAATTGGTGGTACTACGGTTCTCTTTCAGGATTTTGTGGAACATCTCACGAATCATGGATATAAGTTTAAGCTTATTGATAGTAATCATTACAATGGTGTTTTTTATAAGATAAGAAATGCTTTTTATGTTTTAATTCATATAGTTTTTAAATTGCCAAAATCCTCCTTTGTTTTTTTGAATCTGAATAAAAATGGCCTTTTATTTGTTGCACCTTTTATTTTACTCTTAACGAAGTTGGCAGGGAAGAAAATTGCAGTTCGATTATTTGGTGGAAAAGGAGTTTATAGCAATTTGGGATATTTTGGTAATTTTATTAAGTCCCTTGTATTTAAGCAAGTGGAATTTTTATTTGTCGAAACCAAGGAACAAGTTCAGCAATTAGTAGGTGATAGGTCAAATGTTTATTGGTTTCCAAATTGCCGTCACAAGAATCTGCAATTTATTGAGCGAAGCTACCGTAAAAAATTTGTGTTCATTAGTCAAGTTCGTAAAAAGAAAGGGATTGTTTTACTATTAGAATCTATTAAAGCATTAGACAATTCTTTTACCTTGGATATTTATGGTCCTATCATTGATTCGGAATTGTCTTATGTGAAGGATGCTCCAAATTATAAGGGAATTATTCCTTCGAAAGAAGTTTGTGATGTGCTTGATAAATATGATATTTTAGTTTTGCCAACAATAGAAGAAGGGGAGGGGTATCCAGGCATTATTTTAGAAGCTTATTCGATGTCTATACCTGTAATTACGTCATCATTACCTTCTATTTCCGAGATTGTTGAAAATGAGAGTTCAGGTATTTTAATAACGCCAGGTTCCACAAATGAGCTTGTACGTTCAATGTTAGGAATGAATGAGAATTTTTATAAAAATTTAAATATTGGGGCTTATAAAATGGCAACAAAGTTTGAATCTGAGGAGGTACACCATAGGATTCTTCAGATTATTTCAAAAGATTTTAAGTTGAGAGAATAA
- the asnB gene encoding asparagine synthase (glutamine-hydrolyzing), with product MCGIFGVVSEKSKDIVAPLASMIRHRGPDDDGYFEEGLLKLFFFRLAIQDLTANGHQPMISNDGRYVILLNGEIYNHKELRSQLSIPVDFKSTGDTETLLYAYIEWGEKVFSKLNGIFAIAIYDRLEKELMIVRDQFGVKPLYYFKTTTEFGFSSELKSLFGFPGLDLEIDFNAMMNYLQLLWSPGELTPFKNIHKLLPGHILKINLKNHIEFENYAYYQIPFNGIYAEKTEAAWIDEVEVAMLKAIERQLLADVPIGYFISGGLDSSLIVAMARKLNPNLPIKGFTIDSQLSNQSEGFEDDLPFAKEVARILNIDLQIIDGQIDFLENLDSLVWSLDEPQADIASLYVSKIAKAAREQGFVVLLSGVGGDELFAGYRRHLAVKWDAVMFQLPNWIRIVLYKFLGGMKPKGASFRRIVKFFARYKNMDLKHCLAEYYTWLDTKTVRSLFRPEIQNQLADYEPIQTLINSMASIQHETDPLNKLLYCDIMHFLSDHNLNYTDKMGMRHGVEIRVPILDIDLVELSARIPPGLKTKNGIPKYLLKKVAERYLPKEIIYRSKTGFGGPIRKWVIQDYYSEINSILSKNSGTSNQIFNPSAIVDLLVRNKDHEVDASYSIFGILLIQKWMERFAK from the coding sequence ATGTGTGGAATATTTGGAGTGGTTTCTGAAAAGTCTAAGGACATTGTTGCTCCTTTAGCTTCCATGATACGACATCGTGGACCAGATGATGATGGTTACTTTGAAGAAGGACTATTAAAGCTATTTTTTTTTAGATTGGCAATTCAGGATCTTACAGCCAATGGACATCAACCTATGATTTCAAATGACGGTCGCTATGTAATCCTATTGAATGGAGAAATTTACAACCATAAAGAGTTGCGATCGCAATTATCAATCCCGGTAGATTTTAAGTCAACAGGCGATACAGAAACCCTTTTATATGCTTATATAGAATGGGGCGAAAAGGTGTTTTCAAAATTGAATGGAATTTTTGCAATCGCTATCTATGATCGCCTGGAAAAGGAATTAATGATAGTAAGAGATCAGTTTGGTGTAAAGCCATTGTATTATTTTAAGACAACAACAGAATTCGGTTTTTCATCTGAGTTAAAATCATTGTTTGGATTTCCAGGTTTAGATTTGGAGATAGATTTTAATGCCATGATGAATTATTTGCAATTATTATGGTCACCAGGTGAGTTAACACCATTTAAGAACATTCATAAATTATTGCCAGGTCATATTCTTAAAATCAATCTTAAGAATCACATTGAGTTTGAAAATTATGCATATTATCAAATCCCTTTTAATGGAATTTATGCCGAAAAGACAGAGGCGGCCTGGATTGATGAGGTCGAAGTAGCCATGTTAAAAGCAATAGAACGACAGCTACTTGCTGATGTTCCGATAGGCTATTTTATTTCGGGTGGATTAGATTCTAGTTTGATTGTTGCCATGGCGAGAAAACTAAATCCAAATCTTCCAATTAAAGGATTTACAATTGATAGTCAGCTAAGTAATCAGTCAGAGGGCTTTGAAGATGATTTACCATTTGCAAAAGAAGTAGCCCGAATTTTAAATATTGATTTACAGATCATAGATGGCCAAATTGATTTTCTTGAGAATCTTGATTCCTTGGTGTGGAGTTTAGATGAACCACAAGCAGACATTGCATCCTTGTATGTTTCAAAAATTGCAAAAGCAGCCAGAGAGCAAGGATTTGTAGTGCTTTTAAGTGGCGTTGGAGGGGATGAACTATTTGCCGGATACCGTCGTCACCTGGCTGTTAAATGGGATGCAGTAATGTTCCAGTTGCCAAATTGGATTCGTATTGTTTTGTACAAATTTTTGGGTGGAATGAAACCAAAAGGTGCAAGCTTTAGAAGAATTGTAAAGTTTTTCGCCCGCTATAAAAATATGGATCTTAAACATTGTTTAGCTGAATATTATACATGGCTGGATACGAAAACTGTGAGATCTCTTTTTAGGCCAGAAATTCAAAATCAACTTGCCGACTATGAACCTATTCAGACGCTTATAAATAGTATGGCAAGCATTCAACATGAAACGGATCCTTTAAATAAATTACTTTATTGTGATATCATGCATTTTCTTTCGGATCATAATCTGAATTATACTGATAAAATGGGGATGCGACATGGAGTAGAAATCAGAGTTCCAATTTTAGATATTGATTTAGTTGAGTTAAGTGCTCGAATACCACCGGGATTAAAGACAAAAAATGGAATCCCTAAGTATTTATTGAAAAAGGTAGCAGAACGATATTTGCCAAAGGAAATTATTTATAGATCAAAAACTGGATTTGGCGGACCAATTAGAAAATGGGTAATTCAAGATTATTATAGTGAAATAAACTCAATCTTGTCAAAGAATAGCGGCACCAGCAATCAAATCTTTAATCCGTCAGCAATAGTGGATTTGTTGGTTCGGAATAAGGATCATGAAGTAGATGCGAGCTACTCAATTTTTGGAATCCTACTTATTCAGAAATGGATGGAACGTTTTGCTAAGTAG
- a CDS encoding class I SAM-dependent methyltransferase: protein MSFEKQLVYDFWNEASCGEKLYFKGESEIEKYANQLTRRYELEPMILNFAEFEKHKEKKVLEVGVGLGADHQMFAQNGANLSGCDLTDRAIALTQRRLSLLGLNSNLTVADAENLPYENESFDTVYSWGVIHVTPDTQKAANEIYRVLKTGGTGRVMIYHRHSMIGYMLWLRYALLKFKPFRSLDYIFYHYLESTGTKAYTINEAKSLFAKFKDVKIETALSHGDLLSSEAGQRHEGLMLSIARKIYPRQLVKRWFSNHGQFMMIYLKK from the coding sequence ATGAGTTTTGAAAAGCAGTTAGTATATGATTTTTGGAATGAAGCTTCTTGTGGAGAAAAGCTATACTTTAAAGGAGAAAGTGAAATAGAAAAATATGCGAACCAATTAACGAGACGATATGAATTGGAGCCTATGATTTTAAATTTTGCGGAGTTTGAAAAGCATAAAGAAAAAAAAGTATTAGAAGTTGGTGTTGGATTAGGAGCTGATCATCAAATGTTTGCTCAAAATGGTGCAAATTTATCAGGTTGTGATTTGACAGACCGTGCCATTGCATTAACACAACGAAGATTAAGCTTACTTGGATTAAATTCAAATTTGACGGTTGCAGATGCGGAGAATTTACCCTATGAAAATGAATCCTTTGATACTGTTTATTCATGGGGTGTAATACATGTAACACCGGATACCCAAAAAGCTGCAAACGAAATTTATAGAGTCTTAAAAACAGGTGGAACGGGTAGAGTTATGATTTATCATAGACATTCTATGATCGGTTATATGTTGTGGTTACGTTATGCACTCTTAAAATTTAAACCGTTTCGAAGTTTGGATTATATCTTTTACCATTATCTTGAAAGTACCGGGACAAAAGCATATACTATAAATGAAGCAAAATCACTTTTTGCAAAATTTAAAGATGTGAAAATTGAAACTGCTTTAAGTCATGGAGACTTACTTTCTTCTGAAGCAGGACAAAGACATGAAGGTCTGATGCTTAGTATTGCAAGGAAAATTTATCCACGACAATTAGTCAAAAGGTGGTTCTCAAATCATGGGCAGTTTATGATGATTTACCTCAAAAAATAA
- a CDS encoding class I SAM-dependent methyltransferase — protein MNCKICNHPNSNITYKLKNASIYVCKKCKFHYSSYLDPNSSTDAFIENTPVQDSIKIYLKTQLQHNKIRFENHVNIVKQLLIEKQNAKILDVGCGGGLFLSLLNLDKFECYGIEPELNRLKFARQETNLKNIFSFPIESSYWKEHHSNSFDIITIWDVIEHVNDPKSILFSAKQLLKPGGYIIIDTPCRNTFYHRFGALTYKLSFGNLPTFLNIMYSDHPFGHKQILSKSDIRTIFKECNLNLIQLKLFHELSFPVAYYINKFSLYPWIQKILIPITEKILRIVQIKNKMLVIGKLESLES, from the coding sequence ATGAACTGTAAAATTTGCAATCACCCAAATTCTAATATTACTTACAAATTAAAGAATGCAAGCATTTATGTTTGTAAAAAATGCAAATTTCATTATTCATCATATCTTGATCCAAACTCTTCAACAGATGCTTTTATAGAGAATACCCCAGTCCAGGATTCAATAAAAATATACTTAAAAACACAACTTCAACACAATAAAATCCGTTTTGAAAATCATGTCAATATTGTTAAGCAATTACTCATTGAAAAACAAAATGCCAAGATATTAGATGTAGGATGTGGTGGCGGACTTTTTTTATCACTCCTCAATCTCGATAAATTTGAATGTTATGGGATCGAACCAGAATTAAACCGATTAAAATTTGCACGACAGGAAACAAATTTAAAAAACATATTTTCTTTTCCTATTGAATCTTCCTATTGGAAAGAACATCACTCGAATAGTTTTGACATCATAACTATATGGGATGTGATCGAGCATGTGAATGACCCCAAAAGTATCCTATTCAGTGCGAAACAACTATTAAAGCCTGGTGGATATATCATTATTGATACACCCTGTCGAAATACATTTTATCACCGCTTTGGAGCATTAACGTATAAACTCTCCTTTGGTAACCTGCCTACCTTCTTAAATATAATGTACTCCGATCATCCATTTGGACATAAACAAATTTTATCAAAATCAGATATCAGAACGATTTTCAAGGAGTGCAATTTAAACCTCATTCAATTAAAGTTATTTCATGAATTATCATTTCCTGTTGCCTATTATATTAATAAATTTAGTTTGTATCCATGGATTCAAAAAATATTAATTCCAATAACTGAAAAAATACTCCGTATTGTGCAAATTAAAAACAAAATGCTTGTCATAGGAAAACTAGAATCCCTTGAATCCTGA
- a CDS encoding ATP-binding cassette domain-containing protein yields MEVRIENLTKSYGIQKAVDSISFDIKSGEIVGFLGPNGAGKTTTMKILTQYMAPDSGTVWYDNKSSYDADIRREIGYLPEHNPLYEDMPVMDYLSFSASLQGVAESDLNTRVVEMVRLCGLDVEKHKKIGELSKGYRQRVGLAQAIIHNPKILILDEPTTGLDPNQIVEIRELIRKLGREKTVILSTHILPEVEATCDRILIINKGKIAADGTVQELRKQSEGKQILQVRIEGDSPEHIAEQLRKLDNIQNVLLLDRTRNRFEIQSIYGTETNRIIFHACKQSNWDLLEMIPFETKLEDIFRDLTIN; encoded by the coding sequence ATGGAGGTGAGGATTGAAAATTTAACCAAATCTTATGGAATTCAAAAAGCGGTAGATTCCATTTCTTTTGATATTAAATCTGGTGAAATTGTTGGTTTTCTAGGTCCTAATGGAGCCGGAAAGACAACAACAATGAAAATTCTTACCCAATATATGGCTCCAGATTCTGGCACTGTTTGGTATGATAATAAAAGCTCTTACGATGCTGATATTCGAAGAGAGATTGGTTATTTACCTGAACACAACCCTTTATATGAAGATATGCCCGTGATGGATTATCTTTCGTTTTCAGCATCATTGCAAGGTGTTGCGGAGTCGGATCTTAATACCCGGGTTGTTGAAATGGTTAGACTTTGTGGTTTGGATGTTGAGAAACATAAAAAGATTGGAGAACTTTCTAAAGGTTATCGGCAACGGGTTGGATTAGCACAAGCGATCATCCACAATCCAAAAATCCTTATATTGGATGAACCTACTACGGGTCTTGATCCAAATCAAATTGTTGAAATTCGCGAATTGATACGCAAGTTAGGAAGGGAAAAAACCGTTATTTTAAGCACCCACATCCTTCCTGAAGTGGAAGCAACCTGTGACCGTATTTTGATCATAAATAAAGGTAAAATTGCTGCCGATGGCACAGTCCAGGAACTTCGCAAACAATCTGAAGGCAAGCAAATCTTGCAGGTGCGCATTGAAGGTGATTCACCAGAACATATTGCAGAGCAGTTGCGCAAACTTGATAATATTCAGAATGTCTTATTGTTGGATAGAACGCGAAATCGCTTTGAAATTCAGAGTATATATGGTACCGAAACGAACCGTATTATTTTTCATGCATGTAAACAAAGCAATTGGGATCTTTTAGAAATGATACCTTTTGAAACCAAACTAGAAGACATATTCAGAGATTTGACAATCAATTAA